One window from the genome of Rhodopirellula halodulae encodes:
- a CDS encoding Rieske (2Fe-2S) protein produces MNDSNSDSREDAPERALYPNELAPTSGNREADPNLPWLAALDLNEVDPGLAERLTSAPESETFAKEVLVGNRILAVIFEGGHWYAMDGICAHQGGPIAEGHVADGCVTCPWHGWQYELATGKQTINQQPLQSVFPIRQNGNVVEVQMTE; encoded by the coding sequence ATGAACGATTCGAATTCCGATTCGCGCGAAGACGCTCCCGAACGAGCCCTCTACCCCAACGAATTGGCCCCCACGAGCGGTAACCGCGAAGCTGACCCCAATTTGCCATGGCTCGCGGCGTTGGATCTCAACGAAGTCGATCCGGGTCTGGCCGAACGACTGACTTCCGCCCCAGAATCAGAAACATTCGCCAAGGAAGTCTTGGTCGGCAACCGGATCCTCGCGGTGATCTTCGAGGGCGGGCACTGGTACGCGATGGATGGGATCTGCGCTCACCAAGGCGGCCCCATCGCGGAAGGCCACGTCGCCGATGGTTGCGTGACGTGTCCGTGGCATGGTTGGCAGTACGAACTGGCGACCGGCAAACAAACCATCAACCAACAACCGCTGCAGTCGGTTTTTCCCATTCGACAAAACGGAAACGTGGTCGAAGTTCAAATGACGGAGTAG
- a CDS encoding M16 family metallopeptidase gives MQTQREMAVEPARFENKVLSCWLGALLVTLGFHLNLCSADDTAKKDSSVPLKLHEVEGISEYVLPNGVKVLLFPDESKEVVTVNMTVFVGSRHEGYGEAGMAHLLEHMLFKGTPTHPEVPKVLQDRGARFNGTTWMDRTNYYETLPASEDNLEFALNLEADRLLNSNVKGEDLESEMTVVRNEFERGENSPMRVLMQRIESAAFDWHNYGKSTIGNRSDIERVPVVKLRQFYRKYYRPDNVMVIIAGNFEVDHALASANKAFGSLPVPETPIDETYTVEPPKDGERTVVLRRVGEVQVVGAAYHIPAGSHPDFAAVKALANILGDEPSGRLYKGMVETEIASGVFTMASGFREPGLMMTMANVPDDQSIEQARAKLIELMENDWEQNPITEQEVERAKQQMLKARELESANTDKIAVALSDWAAQGDWRLYFLYRDAVEALTVEQVQSVADRYLQRNNRTVGLFIPSEESERISVPESPDLTALLKDYKGREAVAAGERFDPDPIAIEERVQRGNLVGGIDYAVLPKKTRGGSVSVLMALRFGSPDSIKDKLGAVELLGLMMARGTEDLDYQQLQDEWTRLRAEVQIYTVKGVLQVQVQTKEEFLPEVIELLGKIFKSPRFEASELEVMRRQVITSLEGSKTEPNALAPRRVQRMLSPYDKDDVRYVMTIEEEIAMYEETTLEQIRELHANYLGNQAGQLAVVGNFEVDSTLDQFRAILDGWEAKQPFERIVSPAHPEIPGALVTIETPDKSNALLYSGQQYELADSNAEYASLVLGNFILGGGSLSSRLANRVRQQEGLSYGVRSGVTAANFAEDEKVSFTLYAITNPANKDKLIRVIREEVNRVLDEGVTTEELEQAKGAYLQAERIGRTGDSKLASMLVKSVMNDRTLEFVSQYEAQIQAATVESVNAALRKYVDLDGLVMAVAGDFAAVEQPAE, from the coding sequence ATGCAAACACAACGAGAAATGGCGGTGGAACCCGCCCGCTTTGAAAACAAGGTTCTCAGTTGTTGGCTGGGCGCTTTGCTCGTGACACTCGGTTTCCATCTCAACCTCTGTTCTGCCGACGACACGGCAAAAAAGGATTCGTCCGTGCCTCTTAAACTCCATGAAGTCGAAGGGATCAGCGAATACGTGCTGCCCAACGGCGTGAAGGTCCTGCTGTTCCCCGACGAAAGCAAAGAAGTCGTCACGGTCAACATGACGGTGTTCGTCGGGTCGCGGCATGAAGGTTACGGCGAGGCCGGCATGGCTCACTTGTTGGAGCACATGTTGTTCAAAGGAACGCCGACGCATCCAGAAGTGCCCAAGGTGCTGCAAGATCGTGGTGCGAGGTTCAACGGCACGACTTGGATGGACCGCACGAACTACTACGAAACGTTGCCCGCCAGCGAAGACAATCTCGAGTTCGCACTGAACCTCGAGGCCGATCGCTTGCTCAACAGCAACGTCAAAGGCGAAGACCTGGAAAGCGAAATGACGGTCGTTCGCAATGAGTTCGAACGCGGTGAGAACTCACCGATGCGAGTCTTGATGCAACGCATCGAATCCGCCGCGTTTGATTGGCACAACTACGGAAAATCGACCATCGGTAACCGCAGCGACATCGAACGGGTGCCAGTCGTCAAGCTGCGCCAGTTTTATCGCAAGTATTACCGCCCCGACAACGTGATGGTGATCATCGCGGGTAACTTCGAAGTCGATCATGCCTTGGCGTCGGCGAACAAAGCGTTTGGAAGTCTGCCGGTGCCCGAGACTCCGATTGATGAAACCTACACCGTCGAGCCACCCAAAGACGGTGAGCGAACGGTCGTCCTGCGGCGTGTTGGTGAAGTGCAAGTGGTCGGTGCGGCCTACCATATCCCCGCCGGCAGTCACCCCGATTTCGCGGCGGTGAAAGCTTTGGCAAACATCCTGGGAGACGAACCCAGCGGCCGACTTTATAAAGGCATGGTCGAAACGGAAATCGCCAGTGGCGTCTTCACAATGGCATCTGGATTCCGCGAGCCGGGACTGATGATGACCATGGCCAATGTTCCTGACGATCAATCGATTGAGCAGGCTCGTGCCAAATTGATCGAACTGATGGAAAACGATTGGGAGCAAAACCCAATCACGGAACAAGAGGTCGAGCGGGCCAAACAGCAGATGTTGAAAGCTCGCGAGTTAGAGTCCGCCAACACGGACAAAATCGCCGTGGCACTCAGCGATTGGGCGGCTCAAGGTGATTGGCGTTTGTACTTCTTGTATCGCGACGCGGTGGAAGCCTTGACGGTCGAGCAAGTTCAGTCCGTTGCGGATCGTTACTTGCAACGCAACAACCGCACCGTTGGTTTGTTCATTCCGTCGGAAGAATCCGAACGTATCAGCGTTCCTGAATCTCCCGACCTGACCGCCTTGCTGAAAGACTACAAAGGTCGCGAAGCGGTGGCCGCCGGGGAACGGTTTGATCCGGACCCAATCGCCATTGAAGAGCGTGTTCAACGAGGCAACTTGGTTGGCGGAATCGATTACGCCGTGCTGCCCAAGAAGACTCGCGGTGGATCGGTCTCGGTGTTGATGGCGTTGCGTTTCGGTTCGCCTGATTCGATCAAGGACAAGCTTGGCGCGGTGGAGTTGCTCGGGCTCATGATGGCTCGCGGCACCGAAGATCTGGATTACCAACAACTGCAAGACGAATGGACGCGTTTGCGTGCGGAGGTGCAGATCTACACCGTGAAGGGTGTGTTGCAGGTCCAGGTGCAAACAAAAGAAGAGTTCTTGCCCGAGGTGATTGAGTTGCTGGGCAAAATCTTCAAGTCACCGCGATTCGAAGCTTCTGAATTGGAGGTGATGCGTCGTCAGGTGATCACCAGTTTGGAAGGCAGCAAAACGGAGCCCAACGCGCTCGCCCCACGACGTGTGCAGCGCATGTTGTCGCCCTACGACAAAGACGATGTGCGTTATGTCATGACGATCGAAGAAGAGATCGCGATGTACGAGGAAACCACGCTCGAACAAATTCGCGAATTGCATGCGAACTACTTGGGCAACCAAGCGGGCCAACTCGCGGTCGTTGGGAACTTTGAAGTGGATTCCACGCTCGATCAATTCCGCGCCATCCTTGATGGTTGGGAAGCGAAGCAACCGTTTGAACGCATCGTCTCGCCAGCCCACCCTGAAATTCCAGGTGCGTTGGTCACGATCGAAACTCCCGACAAGTCCAACGCTCTGTTGTACAGCGGCCAGCAATACGAGTTGGCCGATTCCAACGCGGAATATGCTTCGCTGGTGCTGGGCAATTTCATTCTCGGCGGCGGATCGCTAAGCAGTCGTTTGGCCAATCGTGTGCGTCAGCAAGAAGGTTTGTCCTACGGCGTCCGTAGCGGAGTGACTGCCGCCAACTTTGCTGAAGACGAAAAGGTGAGCTTCACCCTGTATGCAATCACGAACCCCGCCAACAAAGACAAACTAATTCGCGTCATTCGCGAAGAGGTCAATCGCGTGTTGGACGAGGGCGTGACCACGGAGGAACTCGAGCAGGCAAAAGGTGCTTATCTGCAAGCCGAACGCATTGGTCGAACGGGGGATTCCAAGTTGGCCAGCATGTTGGTCAAAAGCGTCATGAACGATCGCACGTTGGAGTTCGTCTCGCAATACGAAGCCCAGATCCAGGCTGCCACGGTGGAATCCGTGAATGCGGCTCTAAGAAAATATGTGGATCTCGATGGGCTGGTGATGGCCGTCGCGGGTGACTTTGCGGCGGTTGAACAGCCAGCAGAGTGA